GGTTTTGTAACATTTAGTTCAACACATGAGAATAATGCAATGAAGTTCTAGATGCATATTCAAGTACTTTCTGATGGTGGAAAGAATTTGTGAATTTTATGAAACCATATGTATGTACATAGTTATGCTCAGACCATGGGAATGGCTTTAGACAGTTTTAATGCTGCATATCACATAAAGCACAGCCAGAATGAtataaaattcattttcttcatgtaaATAATGAAGATATATTGTTTCAATGAAAAGGTTTGTGTGTGCTAGCCCTTTAGGAGGGAGCTGGTGTGATCTAAAACAGTGTAGGAGCTTGTGTTCTGTAATCAATTTGTACAAATGTAAGGGGGAGAAAAGGAAAATAGTTAAGTGTTTGACAAGTTTTCTAAATTTGGATGTAACGGACATTTTAAGTTTTCGAGAAAAAGTTAAGTTAGCCAAGTGTGTATTCTGAAATCAATTATAGAGGTGTCATAAGAACAAGTATAATAAGGGTAACATGAAGAAATACTAAGTGCACAAAAGCAGTGATTTTCAATGATAAGCCCTAGGGGTCTCGAGCTTAAATCAAATATGAATAATTCCATTTGAGCACAAATATTACTAGGAGTTAATGATGACTAATTGTTGTTGACATGCAATGCCAATAACATAGCGATATTGTgcctttttttattacttttgtgtttttattagaGTGGATACACCATATGGCAAGTTCTTGTTTCTATCAACAGATTTTACATTGTTATTATGTGCAAATGCAATTTCTTTATTGAGATGTTGCTATGACTAAATGTGATAACCTAATAACGCTAACACAGGACAATACATGGTAAGTAGGCTTAACTGAAAGTTGGTGAATTTTTCAGAGTGCTCATATAGTTCTTGATAATGAGCAACTCATAAATTCATTGGGCTTTGAGAAAAAATGGTAAATGCTATATCAATCCTCTCTTAGTTGTGAAACTGATATTTTGTCCATGTATTTCTCACTTAGGttgcttcttttatttgttATCACTGTCGTTTGTTTGACTctgattgtttatataaaacaatttaaaggtCCTTGTCGTATTATACTTTTTCAGGTTTACTTTGCTGGTCTGGGATGCCTGAAGAATGTCAGAGCTGCACTTTGCCGTGGTAGGGCATTGAAATGCAGCCGTTGTGGCAGACCTGGGGCAACTATAGGCTGTCGCGTGGATCGATGCCCTAAAACCTATCATTTGGTCGTGTACTGTTTCTGTTAATAGCATGTTAAACACATTTCTTGTTTGacacttctttttttcttatcaatGTTCTTCTTGTAGCCTTGCAGCCGAGCAGATGGTTGTATATTTGATCATCGTAAGTTTCTCATAGCTTGCCCTGATCATCGGCATTTCTTTCACCCTCAAGGAGGTGATTATGCTCAACAAATTAGgaaaatgaaaattaagaaGTTTAAGATGGATTTGAGGAAGCTTTCAAATGATGCTATGTGGAAAGATTTAGAATCTGAAGAGAAATGGTTAGAAAATcgtggagaagatgaagagttCTTGAAACGTGAAAGCAAAAGGCTTCACAGAGATTTGGTAAGAATAGCACCTGTTTATATTGGAGGTTCTTCTGAAAATAAGTTATACCAAGGTTGGGAGTCTGTGGCTGGTCTTCAAGATGTCATTCAGTGCATGAAGGAAATTGTGATGATACCTCTTTTGTATCCTGAGTTCTTCAGTAATCTAGCTCTTACTCCTCCAAGAGGAGTTCTTTTGCATGGGTATCCAGGTACAGGAAAAACTTTGGTTGTACGATCACTGATTGGTGCATGCTCTCGAGGTGATAAGAGAATAGCATATTTTGCTCGTAAAGGTGCTGATTGTTTGGGTAAGTATGTTGGTGATGCTGAGCGTCAGTTAAGACTTCTTTTTCAGGTGGCTGAGAGGTCTCAGCCATCTATCATCTTctttgatgagattgatgggttaGCTCCTTGTCGATCTAGGACTCAAGATCAGACACATTGTTCAGTTGTCTCAACTTTGCTTTCATTAATGGATGGGCTAAAGTCTCGAGGATCAGTTATTGTAATAGGTGCTACGAATCGTCCAGATGCTGTTGATCCTGCTTTGCGGAGGCCTGGGAGATTTGATCGGGAAATCTATTTTCCACTACCATCACTCAAGGATAGATCTGCTATTCTCTCACTTCATACTCAAAGTTGGCCAAATCCTTTATCAGAACCTCTTCTTTCATGGATTTCCAGTCAAACTGCAGGTTATGCTGGTGCTGATTTGCAGTCTCTTTGTACACAAGCAGCAATAAATGCCTTGAAGAGGAATTGTGCCTTGCAAGAACTGCTGTCTTCTGTGGAAAAGGAATCTGGTCAGGGCATGCTTCCTTCCCTTCCATCATTTGTTGTAGAGGAGAGGGATTGGATAGCAGCTCTTTCATTTGCTCCTCCTCCATGTTCTCGAAGAGAAGCGGGAATGGCTGCAAATGATGTGGTTTCTTCATCTCTCTATGGCCATCTGGTTCCATGTCTTTTAGAACCATTATGCCACCTTCTTATATTACTTGGCATTGATGATCGTATTTGGTTACCTCCTTCGCTTTCAAGGGCATCCAAGTCTgttaaaaacattatattttcttctttgctAGAGAAGGGAATCTCCACTAACTTATGGCtgtctcatcttcatcatttgatACAAGAAATAGATACTTCAAAGGAGATAGAAAAAAGGCTTTCTCTCTTTGGCCTGTTAGTTGATCAATCAGGAATCATGACTTCATACACAACGGATGATTATGATAATAATCATGATGAATTTGGCTGTGGCAAACCAATGGAGAAATATCTTAGTAAGTGGCACAACACATCTGGATTTCGTGCATTGATTGCTGGAACCCCCAGATCTGGTCAACATCATCTGGCTAGCTGTCTTCTCCATACGTTTGTGGGCcatattgaaattcaaaaagTTAATTTGGCTACTATTTTGCAAGAGGGGCATGGAGACATAATTCGAGGATTGACACAAATTCTCAGTATGTTCTTTTTATGTTGTCCATATTGCTTATCATTGATTACATATGTACATAAAGAACAGGTTTATTGCTGCTCATATTGCACTCTGCATTCCTGTTAATATACACTTTTATTCTTTCTCCAAGTTTGGCCTTTTGATTGTTTCCTATTCAAGCTACCTAATTCATCTTTGACTCTTTGATTGATAGGACGTCagaagtatttttaagtacATCAGTACATGTGCTGTTGTATAAAATTCACTGAAGTACAATTTTCTAAATGCTTTTTTGAAGTATTAGCGGACATTTAGTTTTAATCTTCTATCCTCAGATCACAATGAAGGTAGTAGAGctattctttgtttttgattgTCCATGCTacttaatttgaaattttctgcAAGTGGCATATGCTGTTTTGTTTCTCTAATGTCAAACTGATTTCCTATTACATTgcatatttcttgtttttcatcatGAATGCCTATGCACTTACCTGAGGATTTTGGTTTTAGCATGAACCAACATCCCTGCGGTCTTATCCTACTTACAAATCCTAGACTTGTAAAAGCTGTTATAGATCATTGGCCAACCGCATTCTTGTGATATTATCCTActtacaaaccaaacaaatcaaataagagAACTGGATATTCATTGAGGGATCTAGAAACATAAAAGTAGTCTTCAAATTACAAAATAGAGGCCTCTGCACACTGATAAATAGAGCATAAGAATTAGGGTTAAATATACATTGTTACCTTTTGAAAGTAAACAAGGTTAAGGAGCTAATAAGTGATAAACACAGAAGTAACCATGATCAGTAAATAGTACTGATTTAACTTAGGCAATATGTTTTGTACTCATGGGTGTTGTTGGAGAAGGATCATAAAACTTATGCCATTTTCATTCTTTGctatttacttcttcttcaaatGGTCCACAAAATCTTTCACCCTTCCATGTTAGGCACAGCATGTTGTATACTTTATTTATAACTTTTCTATATGGATTTTTTCTCCAGCGAAATGTTTGCTCATTGGGCGCTGCATAATCTACATGCCAAGGATTGACTTGTGGGCTTTGAATGAAAATCATGTGATAAAGGCTGAGGAGGAAGAACATAGTCCAAAATCATCTGAATTTTCCTCACCTGGAATCCAAAACATGACTAAACAAGCTTCAGAAGCATGGAATTCCTTTATTGAGCAAGTAGGTTCTATGTGTGCattcacaaatataattatCTTGGTAAGTGGGAGATCCTTGGAACTATGCAGTATTTGTTTATTggcttttattatattaaaatggatttttcatATCCTGAACATGGTTGTGGTTCATGACTGCAGCTTATGTTGCACATTCAGCTTTCTCACATAATCTGGCagatttatgtataaattattacAATATTAAAAGGAAGCAACTTTATGTACTTTTCCTTTGTTGCAATATTCTATCTGgagttatttgtttaattatataataaacttGTTACATGCACTTTACAGATATTAGATATTTATGTGAATGGTTAATGGCTCTGGGATTAGTTGCTGGTATTGATGAAAATCCAATACAATTGCCATATgatatttttgtcttttatttgaCGAAATGTGATGCATTGCCTTTGATGTTGGGGAAGAATTTCTGATTGAATTTTGCTGTGAATTGCTTAGCAGtcaattttattaatgaatgctcattttgtatatttgtttcttcttgttGAACGAATGGATTCTGTAAATTGTGTGATAAATGTTGCTTTTCAATGTCCATGTGTTTCACCACAAAAAGGAAGTGCTGACCTCCTACTGAAACACTGTCATGCATCCCTGGTTTGAGGCCTGTAATGTCTTTGATTATATGATGACCTTAGTTTTCTGTTCTGTGTTTTATATCTTACATAGTTTTCTATCCTTTCCCAAAATGGCCGGTATGATTGTTAATGTGTATACTGTTCTCTCCATAATCTCATGTTCAGTTCATTTTATGGGTTTCTCAAATAATAGTTGCATTAAGGTGATGACTTCCAATTTCCTTGGAATATAAGATAGTTTCTTGTTCTGTGTTCAGTTATATTCCACACTGTTTCTACAATAATGCTGTGTTGTTTGATTTAAAGGCCACCTGTGACGTTCGAGATGATGAACTACCCAATCGAGTGCGGCAGTTCTTTAGCAGTGATGTTTCACATGATCATGATTATTTGCCTTCAGATGCAATACCAAGATTTTTTGTACATGTTGATGGAATCTACAATCATGAGCTAGTCCTTGATTCATCTGCAGCAAAAGTGTCACAAGATCTTGTTCAGCAATATGTGCAATTGGTACATTACAAAAGCCATATGATAAATAATACTAGTAGTGGCGATCTATCTCCCACTGCGGTGGTTAGTCTAGATGGCCAAAGAGAAAGCATGGAAAACAACAAAACTACCAGAGTAAATGCTGCATCAACACATCTTGAACAAAGGGCTTCAAATGATCAAACTTCTTTCTGGGATAGCCAAATTCATCAAGGACTAAACAATGATCAGAGACAGTCTCCATTGTCTAACATAAGAAGCAGTGCAGAGAATGATGTGCAGCATCAGAGGCCTGAAGAATTATTCCAAAAAACTCTTCCTATTAGGTTCATGAAAGGTGGTCCACCTTCAGCAATCACCATGTTTGGCTATCAGATTCTACGATGCCCTCAATTTGCTGAACTGTGCTGGGTAACATCAAAGTTGAAAGATGGTCCTTGTGCAGATATAAATGGGCCTTGGAAGGGCTGGCCTTTTAATTCCTGTGAGATACATCCTAGTAGCTCACCTTCAAAGGTTGTGGCTGGAGGAAACTCAGCCAATCTTAAAGAGAGGGATTCTGGTCTGGTGAGAGGCTTAGTAGCTGTAGGATTATTAGCAATCAAAGGAGCATACTCATCAGTTAGAGAAGTCTCAGCTGAAGTTAGAAAAGTTTTGGAGCTTCTAGTTGGGCGTATTCATGATAAGGTTTTGGACGGGAAAGAGAGATACCGTTACTTTCGACTTCTATCTCAAGTGGCTTATTTAGAAGATATGGTCAACAGCTGGGCATACACAATCATcaggtacttttttttttgttattttgacaTTATTAAATGCaaccttttcttcttgtttttttcttgattctttTTCAGGTTCTTTCATTATTTCCCTACCTTTGGAGAGTTAAAATTGCTTCAGCTTTCTTTTTGAACTATAAGTTCCTTTTTCTCTGTGTTTTGTGTTGCATGGAGATAACTGAAAAGTGGCATACACCGTAATCTTTACTTGCAATAAAGAATGAAACTTATAAATATGCATAATTAACATGTATCAAGAAGTTGTACTAAATGGTTCTCTTTAAAGCAAAGCCTTTTGTCGTGACTGGAGGCCTCAAATATTATTCTTCCACGAACTATTCATCTTAGTTTTTCAGGTGGATATAACCAAGACTAGTCTATCTTGTACCATAATTCTGTTCTTACCCTTATTGTATAGAACACCTCTGCGTCTTATTAAGCTCTGGGTATAATTTTGAATTGGATAAATAGGGGTGTATTTGTTTACAAGTATGGCACAAACTACTGTAAGCTACACGCAACTGCCTCACAAAATAATGAACaacttttcttgttttctttagggATACTATGCGGTTTTCCTTTTAGCAAATATCCTGGAAAAGAAGCTTTTGTGATGCTCTTGTTTTTCATACTGCAGTTCACAGCCAGACAACCTGTTGGCAACATCAAACACTAAACCATCAGCGTTTGAGGAACAGTTGAAAGATGATAATGCAGGTGGCAGTGCTCTCATTGGTAACAATTCTAGAATGCCAGGGGTTCCTAAAGAAAACTGTAACATGGTGCAAGATAGATCAGATAATGGAAGTCCTCATAAATTTGCGACCAGTAATGGTGACTCTGTTAATTTCAATGAAGGGTGCAATCTCTCAATACCTGATTCGAATGCAAGCATACCAGAAATTAGGCATTTCCAACAGCCTTCTCCATTACCTCCTCCTTCCTCTAACTTACATCCCAGTTCTTCCTTAGCTGATGGTGCGTTAGTCAGTGAAGATGGCAATTGCATCTCAGGACTTACACCATGTGAAGAGGAAGGCCATGTGAAAGGCCCATTTAGTACTGAACTGGTGCAAACCAATATTCCTACCGAAGGTAGTCTTCCCAACCTAGACAATTCAAGTTTAGTTGCAGAGTCCTCTTGTAGAGATATCAGTGATAAGCGGAATGACTTGAGCAGTGTTCCATCCTCTGATAATGCTTCATTTGTTTCCGATGAAGCAGTTACAGCTACCGGATTTACCCTTAGAAAGAATAATAATCTATCAGGCACTGAAATTTCATGTGTCTATGACTGTTGCTCCCAATGTGTGCGTACACTTAATGAGTTGCTTCATACTATTCTGTCAGATTGGTGGAGATCCACTGGTAGCCATTCAGCTGTTGAGGACATCCATGATGCAGTGGTTTCATGTTCTCTAAATCTTCTGCGAGCAATTAAAAACTATGACAATTCATCAAATAGCATTGATGCTGAAGAACACCATCAGAGGGGACAAGTATGGAGAAATGCGCTTGAACACTGCACTTGCCACCAGATTAGCAATAACCAGCTAAAGAGGATGCCTTTTCAGCATAACTCTTTGAGTAAGGTAGAGTTTTCACCAACAGAATGCAATTGTCACAGAAAGGATGATGTTGATAAAGCAAAGTTTGAGAGACAACAGCGTTACCAGTCACCAtgtagattttttttcaaaggagGCGTATTGGTCCCTGCAAACCCCCCTGACTCAATTGTTTTTCACTGCAGATATGAGAAACTGTGTGTTTGCTTTATCACAGAGATTGTTTCAATGGTCAAACAACCAATTGTTTGATGTTAGTTATTTGTGGAGCTTAAATCACAGTGCTTAGTCAAGGGAACACCAGAATTTTACTTGTCAGCAATATGCTTGTCAGGATACACATGGATTTTGTGTTTCTTACCAATCTAATTTGGTCCTCTATAAAAGCATGGCAGAtgctcctatatatatatatatatatatagagagagagagagagagagagaggttatATGGATTGACTGCAGTGTCTTGTTTCTCGCAAAGCTTGTATTCTAGTTTTTGGTTGCTGGCCTTCCAACATCTTAATATACATACCAGGTTATTGTCCTTTTACTCTTGGACAATCTTTATCtcctgtttttcttgttttgttatgcACAGGTGGTATCCTTAGCAATTTGATCAAGAATATGCATCtcagttttatttttcctgtttATGTTGCAAGTACTTCATTTAGTCCTGCAGTGCTACATTATTAGACTGTTATCTTCAACCTTCATGTGGCTTTCAATCTTGGTCTTTTCTTGATCAACTAATGTTACATCATCTATGACTATGACAAAcaattagaatttaaaattagttttaagTTGCAATTTTTCCCTAATATTCTTTGTTTCACATTTCAAATTTCATATACATTAGAAATTCAATTACATTTATGTGTTTATCATTCTCTTTAAGTCAAAAACTTCTTAATAGATCATTTAGATGCTTTTCAGTCCTCTGCTTAACTAGATGTTGCTTGCCTAGAGTTATAGTGGTCTAAAACATCAAAAAAACCTATATTTATCTTCTAGTGGATGACAGAAGAAGCCTTGCCGTTTAGTTATATGAAGCTATGGTAGTTATCAGCTCAAGCTCATTGGGTTTATATTAGGAACAAATAGCATAGAAAGTCAGAACTCATAATTATTTGTTGTGGGTGACCATATTTTTGGTTCTTCATGATTTCTGCTGACATTTAGTTTAGCATACATAGAGATTGAATTCGATGAATTGTTAATATGATTTCG
The sequence above is a segment of the Dioscorea cayenensis subsp. rotundata cultivar TDr96_F1 unplaced genomic scaffold, TDr96_F1_v2_PseudoChromosome.rev07_lg8_w22 25.fasta BLBR01001280.1, whole genome shotgun sequence genome. Coding sequences within it:
- the LOC120256063 gene encoding uncharacterized protein LOC120256063 produces the protein MPPSTQARKRGRSRASPSFRGRKRQKRLDAIVDRAPATPPSAADTLRRSSRARRAPEVLDSSPVPSCRTRRGGTARKFKKGERGVMSKDGLKELALGVSEVEIRDSEPVSRVWSARLRSRAGLKLELGENSERNDDNGEPGLRASGSTRRRRRRRRRKKRKMVSGDEDNQVDIFFIKNDEDDGGEKEESKPEVEIEAIPDLPMAIEPEAVEPDNNLPEVVEQDDTGEEAGFAGQEDLQEAEADQLIVEEHSDNAIADVHVDAKTGDDDFSSKMLESEDIHLMRICSKKVILKPPDDIVDVPRVKEGRRCGLCGGGIDGRPPKKLVRESTDSDNEAYEGSSVSEEPNYDIWDGFGDEPGWLGRLLGPIHDRFGIARVWVHQHCAVWSPEVYFAGLGCLKNVRAALCRGRALKCSRCGRPGATIGCRVDRCPKTYHLVVRADGCIFDHRKFLIACPDHRHFFHPQGGDYAQQIRKMKIKKFKMDLRKLSNDAMWKDLESEEKWLENRGEDEEFLKRESKRLHRDLVRIAPVYIGGSSENKLYQGWESVAGLQDVIQCMKEIVMIPLLYPEFFSNLALTPPRGVLLHGYPGTGKTLVVRSLIGACSRGDKRIAYFARKGADCLGKYVGDAERQLRLLFQVAERSQPSIIFFDEIDGLAPCRSRTQDQTHCSVVSTLLSLMDGLKSRGSVIVIGATNRPDAVDPALRRPGRFDREIYFPLPSLKDRSAILSLHTQSWPNPLSEPLLSWISSQTAGYAGADLQSLCTQAAINALKRNCALQELLSSVEKESGQGMLPSLPSFVVEERDWIAALSFAPPPCSRREAGMAANDVVSSSLYGHLVPCLLEPLCHLLILLGIDDRIWLPPSLSRASKSVKNIIFSSLLEKGISTNLWLSHLHHLIQEIDTSKEIEKRLSLFGLLVDQSGIMTSYTTDDYDNNHDEFGCGKPMEKYLSKWHNTSGFRALIAGTPRSGQHHLASCLLHTFVGHIEIQKVNLATILQEGHGDIIRGLTQILTKCLLIGRCIIYMPRIDLWALNENHVIKAEEEEHSPKSSEFSSPGIQNMTKQASEAWNSFIEQVGSMCAFTNIIILATCDVRDDELPNRVRQFFSSDVSHDHDYLPSDAIPRFFVHVDGIYNHELVLDSSAAKVSQDLVQQYVQLVHYKSHMINNTSSGDLSPTAVVSLDGQRESMENNKTTRVNAASTHLEQRASNDQTSFWDSQIHQGLNNDQRQSPLSNIRSSAENDVQHQRPEELFQKTLPIRFMKGGPPSAITMFGYQILRCPQFAELCWVTSKLKDGPCADINGPWKGWPFNSCEIHPSSSPSKVVAGGNSANLKERDSGLVRGLVAVGLLAIKGAYSSVREVSAEVRKVLELLVGRIHDKVLDGKERYRYFRLLSQVAYLEDMVNSWAYTIISSQPDNLLATSNTKPSAFEEQLKDDNAGGSALIGNNSRMPGVPKENCNMVQDRSDNGSPHKFATSNGDSVNFNEGCNLSIPDSNASIPEIRHFQQPSPLPPPSSNLHPSSSLADGALVSEDGNCISGLTPCEEEGHVKGPFSTELVQTNIPTEGSLPNLDNSSLVAESSCRDISDKRNDLSSVPSSDNASFVSDEAVTATGFTLRKNNNLSGTEISCVYDCCSQCVRTLNELLHTILSDWWRSTGSHSAVEDIHDAVVSCSLNLLRAIKNYDNSSNSIDAEEHHQRGQVWRNALEHCTCHQISNNQLKRMPFQHNSLSKVEFSPTECNCHRKDDVDKAKFERQQRYQSPCRFFFKGGVLVPANPPDSIVFHCRYEKLCVCFITEIVSMVKQPIV